In Gadus chalcogrammus isolate NIFS_2021 chromosome 13, NIFS_Gcha_1.0, whole genome shotgun sequence, a single genomic region encodes these proteins:
- the LOC130401937 gene encoding solute carrier family 2, facilitated glucose transporter member 9 produces MADGLDLPLLPGGIPFVLTGELFEQSYRPAAFMIAGLVNWLSNFAVGLLFPFIQAALQTYAFLVFAGVCILGAAYLYTVLPETKNKTFVEISRSFAKINKVPVRSPGDARELELQGELSLAIQPGQGSPKGKVTEMESSF; encoded by the exons atggctGACGGTCTGGACCTGCCTCTTCTTCCAGGTGGGATTCCGTTCGTCCTGACCGGGGAGCTTTTTGAGCAGTCCTACCGGCCGGCTGCCTTCATGATTGCTGGTCTCGTAAATTGGTTATCCAATTTTGCTGTGGGCCTTTTGTTCCCGTTTATTCAA GCTGCGCTGCAGACGTACGCCTTCCTGGTGTTTGCGGGTGTCTGCATCCTGGGCGCCGCTTACCTTTACACCGTGCTCCCCGAGACCAAGAACAAGACCTTTGTGGAAATCAGCCGAAGCTTCGCCAAGATCAACAAGGTGCCGGTTCGGAGTCCTGGAGACGCGCGGGAGCTGGAGCTGCAAGGGGAGCTGTCCCTCGCCATTCAGCCTGGACAGGGGTCCCCCAAAGGCAAAGTCACGGAGATGGAGAGCTCCTTCTAG